A single genomic interval of Chrysemys picta bellii isolate R12L10 chromosome 8, ASM1138683v2, whole genome shotgun sequence harbors:
- the LOC135973034 gene encoding myb/SANT-like DNA-binding domain-containing protein 1, producing MQSSPVVMAVQSQNRKRAPAWTDREVLDLIAVWGDESVLSELRSKKRNAKIYEKISKDMSERGYSRDATQCRVKIKELRQGYQKTKEANGRSGSHPQTSCFYEALHSILGAAATTTPPLTVDSEDGILSTAGSSDMLADGEDEEGDEEDEAVDSAQNADFPDSQDLFITLTEIPYQPSPAITPDTESGEGSATTSATVSQPSLASHSQRLAQIRRRKKRTREDMFSELMACSRAQAAQQTQWRENLSQMHKANMDREERWRQEDQQATQTLLGLLREQTDTLRRLVDVLQERRQEDRAPMQSISNHPPPPPSPIPTSPKVQRRRGGRVRANSHSTPAESSSSRRLPFPKI from the exons atgcagagctctccagtagtgatggccgtgcaatctcagaatagaaagagggccccagcatggactgatcgggaagtcttggatctgattgctgtgtggggcgatgagtccgtgctttctgagctgcgctccaagaaacggaatgcaaagatctacgagaagatctctaaagacatgtcagagagaggatacagccgggatgcaacgcagtgccgcgtgaaaatcaaggagctgagacaaggctaccagaagaccaaagaggcaaacggacgctccggatcccatccccagacatcctgtttctacgaggcactgcattccatcctaggtgcagccgccaccactaccccaccactgaccgtggactctgaggatgggatattgtccacggccggttcctcggacatgttagcggatggggaagatgaggaaggagatgaggaggacgaggcagtcgacagcgctcagaacgctgatttccccgacagccaggatctcttcatcacccttacagagatcccctaccaaccgtccccagccattaccccggacacagaatctggggaaggatcagcca ccacatctgcgactgtctcacaacctagcctggcatcacactcccagaggctagcgcagattaggcgtaggaagaagaggacacgggaggacatgttctcggagcttatggcctgctcccgagcccaggcagcacagcagacccagtggcgggagaacttgtcccaaatgcacaaagcaaacatggatcgggaggagaggtggcggcaggaagaccagcaggcgactcaaacgctgcttggactactgagggagcaaacggacacgctccggcgccttgtggatgttctgcaggaacggaggcaggaggacagagccccgatgcagtctatctctaaccaccctcccccgccaccaagtcccatacccacctcacccaaagtccaaagaaggaggggcggcagagtccgtgctaactctcattccacccctgcagagagctctagtagtagaaggctcccattccccaaaatttga